In Pseudoliparis swirei isolate HS2019 ecotype Mariana Trench chromosome 9, NWPU_hadal_v1, whole genome shotgun sequence, a genomic segment contains:
- the eno1a gene encoding enolase 1a, (alpha) isoform X1 encodes MSILKIHAREIFDSRGNPTVEVDLYTKKGLFRAAVPSGASTGIYEALELRDNDKTRFMGKGVSKAVENINKIIAPALVSKNVDVTDQGKIDQLMLDMDGTENKSKFGANAILGVSLAVCKAGAAEKGVPLYRHIADLAGNPEVILPVPAFNVINGGSHAGNKLAMQEFMILPVGASSFKEAMRIGAEVYHNLKNVIKQKYGQDATNVGDEGGFAPNILENKEALELLKEAIGKAGYTDKIVIGMDVAASEFYKGGKYDLDFKSPDDPSRYISPDKLADLYRGFVKDYPVVSIEDPFDQDDWEAWAKFTASTSIQVVGDDLTVTNPKRIAKGVAEKSCNCLLLKVNQIGSVTESLQACKMAQSNGWGVMVSHRSGETEDTFIADLVVGLCTGQIKTGAPCRSERLAKYNQLLRIEEELGDKARFAGQNFRHPI; translated from the exons ATGTCTATCCTCAAGATTCACGCTCGTGAGATTTTTGACTCCCGTGGCAACCCCACAGTGGAGGTTGATCTGTACACCAAGAAag GTCTCTTCAGAGCCGCAGTGCCCAGCGGTGCCTCCACAGGCATCTACGAGGCTCTGGAGCTCCGTGACAATGACAAGACGCGCTTCATGGGCAAAG GTGTCTCAAAAGCTGTTGagaatatcaataaaataaTTGCACCTGCACTGGTCAGCAAG AATGTGGACGTTACCGATCAGGGCAAGATCGACCAGCTGATGCTGGACATGGATGGCACAGAAAACAAGT CTAAGTTTGGTGCTAACGCCATCCTGGGCGTGTCCCTGGCTGTGTGCAAGGCTGGTGCTGCAGAGAAGGGCGTTCCCCTCTACCGCCACATCGCTGACCTGGCTGGGAACCCTGAAGTCATCCTGCCTGTCCCT GCCTTCAACGTCATCAACGGCGGCTCCCATGCCGGCAACAAGCTGGCCATGCAGGAGTTCATGATCCTGCCTGTGGGAGCCAGCAGCTTTAAGGAGGCCATGCGCATTGGTGCCGAGGTCTACCACAACCTGAAGAATGTCATCAAGCAGAAATATGGCCAAGACGCCACTAATGTCGGTGACGAGGGCGGCTTCGCCCCCAACATCCTGGAGAACAAGGAAG CTCTGGAGCTGCTGAAGGAAGCCATCGGCAAGGCCGGCTACACCGACAAGATCGTGATTGGCATGGACGTGGCTGCCTCTGAGTTTTACAAGGGTGGCAAGTACGACCTGGACTTCAAGTCTCCCGACGACCCCAGCCGCTACATCTCCCCCGACAAGCTGGCTGACCTCTACAGGGGCTTCGTCAAAGATTACCCCG TGGTGTCCATTGAGGACCCCTTTGACCAGGATGACTGGGAGGCGTGGGCCAAATTCACAGCCAGTACCAGCATCCAGGTGGTGGGAGATGACCTCACAGTCACCAACCCCAAACGCATCGCCAAGGGTGTGGCCGAAAAGTCCTGCAACTGCCTGCTGCTTAAAGTCAACCAGATCGGCTCCGTCACAGAGTCCCTGCAGGC CTGCAAGATGGCCCAGAGCAACGGCTGGGGTGTGATGGTCAGCCATCGCTccggagagacggaggacacCTTCATCGCTGACCTGGTGGTCGGTCTCTGCACTGGGCAG ATCAAGACAGGTGCACCCTGCCGGTCTGAGCGCTTGGCTAAGTACAACCAGCTGCTCAG GATTGAAGAGGAGCTCGGCGACAAGGCCCGTTTTGCCGGCCAGAACTTCAGGCACCCCATCTGA
- the eno1a gene encoding enolase 1a, (alpha) isoform X2 → MLDMDGTENKSKFGANAILGVSLAVCKAGAAEKGVPLYRHIADLAGNPEVILPVPAFNVINGGSHAGNKLAMQEFMILPVGASSFKEAMRIGAEVYHNLKNVIKQKYGQDATNVGDEGGFAPNILENKEALELLKEAIGKAGYTDKIVIGMDVAASEFYKGGKYDLDFKSPDDPSRYISPDKLADLYRGFVKDYPVVSIEDPFDQDDWEAWAKFTASTSIQVVGDDLTVTNPKRIAKGVAEKSCNCLLLKVNQIGSVTESLQACKMAQSNGWGVMVSHRSGETEDTFIADLVVGLCTGQIKTGAPCRSERLAKYNQLLRIEEELGDKARFAGQNFRHPI, encoded by the exons ATGCTGGACATGGATGGCACAGAAAACAAGT CTAAGTTTGGTGCTAACGCCATCCTGGGCGTGTCCCTGGCTGTGTGCAAGGCTGGTGCTGCAGAGAAGGGCGTTCCCCTCTACCGCCACATCGCTGACCTGGCTGGGAACCCTGAAGTCATCCTGCCTGTCCCT GCCTTCAACGTCATCAACGGCGGCTCCCATGCCGGCAACAAGCTGGCCATGCAGGAGTTCATGATCCTGCCTGTGGGAGCCAGCAGCTTTAAGGAGGCCATGCGCATTGGTGCCGAGGTCTACCACAACCTGAAGAATGTCATCAAGCAGAAATATGGCCAAGACGCCACTAATGTCGGTGACGAGGGCGGCTTCGCCCCCAACATCCTGGAGAACAAGGAAG CTCTGGAGCTGCTGAAGGAAGCCATCGGCAAGGCCGGCTACACCGACAAGATCGTGATTGGCATGGACGTGGCTGCCTCTGAGTTTTACAAGGGTGGCAAGTACGACCTGGACTTCAAGTCTCCCGACGACCCCAGCCGCTACATCTCCCCCGACAAGCTGGCTGACCTCTACAGGGGCTTCGTCAAAGATTACCCCG TGGTGTCCATTGAGGACCCCTTTGACCAGGATGACTGGGAGGCGTGGGCCAAATTCACAGCCAGTACCAGCATCCAGGTGGTGGGAGATGACCTCACAGTCACCAACCCCAAACGCATCGCCAAGGGTGTGGCCGAAAAGTCCTGCAACTGCCTGCTGCTTAAAGTCAACCAGATCGGCTCCGTCACAGAGTCCCTGCAGGC CTGCAAGATGGCCCAGAGCAACGGCTGGGGTGTGATGGTCAGCCATCGCTccggagagacggaggacacCTTCATCGCTGACCTGGTGGTCGGTCTCTGCACTGGGCAG ATCAAGACAGGTGCACCCTGCCGGTCTGAGCGCTTGGCTAAGTACAACCAGCTGCTCAG GATTGAAGAGGAGCTCGGCGACAAGGCCCGTTTTGCCGGCCAGAACTTCAGGCACCCCATCTGA